The following proteins are co-located in the Malus sylvestris chromosome 13, drMalSylv7.2, whole genome shotgun sequence genome:
- the LOC126597312 gene encoding flowering-promoting factor 1-like protein 3, which translates to MSGVWVFKNGVVRLVDGADSLQGSNSRPRKVLVHTPTDEVISSYAVLERKLYSLGWERYYDDPDLLQFHKRSTVHLISLPKDFNKFKSMHMYDIVVKNRNVFEVRDT; encoded by the coding sequence ATGTCTGGGGTTTGGGTTTTCAAGAATGGCGTCGTCCGGTTGGTGGACGGGGCGGATTCCTTGCAAGGCTCCAACTCTCGGCCGCGCAAGGTGCTTGTCCACACTCCAACTGACGAGGTCATCAGCTCTTATGCCGTGCTCGAACGCAAGCTGTACTCACTCGGTTGGGAGAGATACTATGACGATCCAGACCTTCTTCAGTTCCACAAACGATCCACCGTCCATCTCATCTCTCTCCCCAAGGATTTCAACAAGTTCAAGTCCATGCACATGTATGACATCGTTGTTAAAAATCGCAATGTGTTTGAAGTGAGGGATACGTAG